The following proteins are encoded in a genomic region of Colletotrichum higginsianum IMI 349063 chromosome 9, whole genome shotgun sequence:
- a CDS encoding Flap structure-specific endonuclease, producing the protein MSSGGTNPAIRTLFYRLVRLLSLGIHPIFVFDGPHKPAFKRNKRSGRGDGVATAMAKRVTRLFGFPVHDAPGEAEAECALLQQKGIVDAVLSEDVDTIMFGCTRTLRNWTAEGTRGSKTPTHVSLYDVNALLSTGTGLDREGMVLVALMSGGDYLPEGVPGCGVKLACEAAKAGFGKSLCRLKIDDDIQFEEWRAKLRHELRTNESGFFRVRHKALSIPDEFPSRQVLRHYTHPVVSNSNTVNKLKTDVNWGNAIDVQGLRYFVQETFDWVNKAGAVKLTRVLSPGLLDEVVSFDRQGLALNSDDDLEATIDGDAETAGGKTRTNSTFDPNVPELIWLPETLVKISVPLTVEDWEEKQRSKALPRPSSKTVKTAKTAKTTKTIRTTKTAKKSASTAPHEAGALDKWVQITKTTGTNPSTTSQDKYFDDGDIQLPPLARSTLRGSSPPLHSSASVSASSQLPTPLQSSVNLSKQSRSNGKATAGVEPTGHLGAWAHVGSQHMPRITKSQHPAKPIILSSSPIRASSAPTRPSLSPPSPQHIIDLSGPDDATLIKASKSFDTFSSPSQPSTMTQLARGPSPALSGIPSDNKQSMKQTRMDSFVTNLPDKPLNVESLTHPNTRESNGALAYISASQTVKPSSLGYNDTSLNMLRITKPLARWIDYDDDDAPPPMEGTSGRARRMAVPRKSVGGFFKVIDMSDEHEKNGAKPTPSKRSTTSACRQSEVSIIDLTGDDE; encoded by the exons atgtcttcagGTGGCACAAACCCTGCTATCAGAACTCTCTTCTACCGCCTGGTGCGTCTTCTTAGTCTTGGAATACATCCAATCTTTGTCTTCGATGGCCCTCACAAACCGGCCTTCAAGCGCAACAAGCGCTCTGGCAGAGGAGATGGCGTTGCCACGGCCATGGCAAAGAGAGTGACCCGTCTGTTCGGGTTTCCCGTGCACGACGCACCAGGCGAAGCAGAGGCCGAATGCGCCCTTTTGCAGCAGAAAGGaatcgtcgacgccgtcctcaGCGAGGATGTCGACACCATCATGTTCGGCTGCACTCGAACCCTCCGAAACTGGACTGCAGAGGGAACCCGTGGTTCCAAAACACCAACTCACGTTAGTTTGTACGATGTCAACGCATTGCTGTCTACCGGAACCGGCCTGGATCGGGAGGGCATGGTTCTGGTCGCACTGATGAGTGGGGGCGACTACCTCCCCGAGGGTGTGCCTGGCTGCGGCGTCAAGCTGGCGTGCGAGGCCGCGAAGGCTGGGTTTGGAAAATCACTATGCCGCCTCAAAATTGACGACGACATTCAGTTCGAGGAGTGGAGGGCGAAGTTGCGACATGAACTCCGTACCAACGAGAGTGGCTTCTTCAGAGTACGTCACAAGGCACTCTCCATCCCAGACGAGTTTCCGAGCCGGCAGGTTTTAAGGCACTACACCCATCCTGTCGTTTCAAACTCAAATACAGTCAACAAGTTAAAGACGGACGTGAATTGGGGCAACGCGATAGACGTGCAAGGCCTACGGTATTTCGTCCAGGAGACATTTGACTGGGTGAACAAAGCCGGTGCTGTCAAGCTCACGCGGGTCTTGTCCCCCGGCTTGCTG GACGAGGTTGTGTCCTTTGACCGTCAGGGTCTGGCGCtcaacagcgacgacgaccttgagGCGACTAtcgacggcgatgctgaGACAGCGGGCGGCAAGACCAGGACAAATAGCACTTTTGATCCGAATGTACCTGAGTTGATTTGGCTGCCAGAAACGCTTGTCAAGATAAGTGTGCCTCTGACGGTAGAGGACtgggaggagaagcagcgtTCTAAggctcttcctcggccaTCGAGCAAGACGGTcaagacggccaagacggcCAAAACCACAAAGACAATTAGGACCACGAAGACCGCCAAGAAGTCCGCCAGCACTGCACCACACGAAGCGGGCGCTCTTGACAAATGGGTGCAAATTACCAAGACCACAGGGACAAACCCCAGCACAACGTCACAGGATAAGTACTTCGACGATGGTGATATTCAATTACCACCGCTCGCCCGGTCGACGCTCCGCGGCTCAAGCCCGCCACTACATTCGTCTgcctccgtctccgcctcGTCGCAACTACCGACCCCGTTGCAGAGTTCAGTCAATCTAAGTAAGCAATCCAGGTCCAACGGGAAAGCGACGGCCGGCGTAGAACCGACCGGGCACCTGGGCGCCTGGGCACACGTTGGCTCACAGCATATGCCTAGGATCACCAAATCTCAACACCCCGCAAAGCCGATTATTTTGTCATCTAGCCCCATACGCGCGTCGTCTGCGCCTACTCGTCCGTCGCTGagtccgccgtcgcctcAGCACATCATAGACTTGTCAGGTCCCGATGACGCGACCCTCATTAAAGCGTCCAAGTCGTTCGACACTTTCTCATCACCCAGTCAACCGTCTACCATGACACAGCTGGCCAGAGGGCCATCACCGGCGCTCTCCGGCATACCGTCCGACAACAAACAATCTATGAAGCAAACGCGCATGGATTCGTTCGTCACAAATTTGCCCGACAAGCCATTGAATGTGGAAAGTCTGACACATCCAAACACGCGGGAAAGCAATGGCGCACTGGCATACATCAGCGCCAGCCAGACCGTGAAGCCGAGTTCCCTCGGCTACAACGACACCAGCTTGAATATGCTTCGGATCACCAAACCTCTGGCAAGATGGATAGATtacgacgacgatgacgcgCCGCCCCCAATGGAAGGCACTTCtgggcgggcgaggagaaTGGCGGTGCCTCGGAAGAGCGTTGGGGGTTTTTTCAAAGTCATCGATATGAGTGACGAGCATGAAAAGAACGGGGCGAAGCCTACGCCATCCAAACGAtcgacaacctcggcctGTAGGCAAAGCGAGGTTTCCATCATAGATCTTACAGGAGACGACGAATAA
- a CDS encoding Actin-related protein encodes MSSTAASSLPHRSIANIRTETGTGVGGPAIPHTPSRNISSTFGSPSSLRAEDENILIELGSRFIKLGFAGESAPKAILSLGPEQLRRVGDFRTWDSEHKDDWRRRPVGKNWGADHELWQYDVRTVDLGLVEDKIDRAIREALNKFMLIDSRPRRASLVLSSSIPLPLLSATLDVLFHRFQAPTVSLMSSAVMSTVGAGTRSALVVDLGWAETTLTSVYEYREVRTTRTIRGGKVLVNETHNLLQDALSTTPVHGQKTRRERDQGQHSLSFEECEEVACRLVWCRQLDREDFPSLVKRHHHPKRDALPTVEEQDESAPPSPVSGGESTGNVDILLQSVEPAEHLTLPFQQLSEPCENTYFAPQYARSCFDDDELPVHHLIYQHLVQLPIDARAACMSRIVFIGGCSRVVGLRRRIFDEVSRLVHERGWDPVQGRAPQQYKTNTLLKGGVSRQVPDGPTEIEPPAKEAEKPGGPDNDTLRNAADVIEDSLRKRGNHHAKVQGVLRPLGSLGPWGGASLACQLKVVATANIDRDIWLQQGAAGASKPNEVDIKNQQRQSMGPGGLMRGAAGQASWTLGAWGTH; translated from the exons ATGTCGTCCaccgcggcctcgagccTCCCTCATCGGTCCATCGCGAATATACGCACCGAAACTGGTACAGGTGTTGGTGGTCCTGCAATCCCACATACGCCTTCGCGTAATATATCATCTACCTTTGGCTCTCCCTCGAGTCTACGCGCCGAAGATGAAAATATTCTCATAGAGCTGGGCTCTCGCTTCATCAAGCTTGGCTTCGCCGGGGAATCTGCACCCAAAGCAATACTGTCACTTGGTCCTGAGCAACTACGCCGCGTCGGCGATTTTCGCACTTGGGACTCTGAACACAAGGATGACTGGAGACGCCGTCCAGTAGGCAAGAACTGGGGAGCTGATCATGAGCTCTGGCAATATGATGTACGGACTGTGGACTTGGGTCTCGTGGAAGACAAGATAGATCGGGCTATTCGAGAAGCTTTGAACAA GTTCATGCTCATCGATTCGCGGCCCCGGCGAGCCTCTCTTGTTCTTTCCTCGTCCATACCTCTGCCGTTACTATCCGCCACGCTTGACGTTCTTTTCCACCGTTTCCAAGCACCGACTGTGTCTCTCATGTCTTCCGCAGTCATGTCCACTGTCGGGGCAGGCACTCGATCGGCATTGGTCGTGGACCTCGGCTGGGCTGAAACAACTTTGACAAGCGTGTACGAATATCGCGAAGTTCGTACAACAAGGACAATTCGTGGAGGTAAAGTTTTGGTCAATGAAACCCATAACCTTCTGCAGGACGCCCTTTCAACAACACCAGTACATGGGCAGAAGACTCGTCGCGAACGGGACCAGGGTCAACATTCTCTGAGCTTTGAGGAGTGCGAGGAGGTTGCCTGCCGCCTGGTTTGGTGTCGTCAACTCGACCGGGAAGATTTTCCAAGCCTCGTCAAAAGGCACCACCATCCTAAGAGGGATGCTCTACCTACGGTCGAGGAACAGGACGAGTCCGCCCCGCCCTCCCCCGTTTCCGGAGGTGAATCGACAGGCAATGTCGACATTCTGCTTCAATCCGTAGAACCGGCCGAGCACCTGACTCTGCCCTTTCAACAACTGTCCGAGCCATGCGAAAACACGTATTTTGCACCACAGTACGCGCGCAGTTGCTtcgatgatgacgagcttCCCGTTCATCATCTCATATACCAGCACCTTGTTCAGCTGCCTATTGATGCCCGGGCGGCATGTATGTCTCGCATCGTCTTTATTGGCGGCTGCTCAAGAGTCGTGGGCCTGAGACGCAGGATATTTGATGAGGTATCAAGGCTGGTACACGAACGGGGGTGGGATCCCGTGCAAGGGCGTGCACCACAACAATATAAAACCAATACACTGCTTAAGGGGGGCGTCAGTAGACAGGTTCCCGATGGGCCGACGGAGATTGAGCCGCCTGCCAAAGAGGCGGAGAAACCAGGAGGCCCAGATAACGACACCCTTCGCAATGCGGCCGATGTCATTGAGGATTCTCTAAGGAAACGAGGGAACCACCATGCAAAGGTCCAGGGTGTTTTACGACCTTTGGGATCGCTCGGGCCTTGGGGAGGGGCTAGTTTGGCCTGCCAGCTGAAGGTGGTAGCCACGGCCAACATCGACCGTGACATATGGCTTCAACAAGGGGCCGCCGGAGCCTCAAAGCCCAACGAAGTCGACATCAAGAACCAACAACGTCAGAGTATGGGACCTGGCGGTTTGATGCGAGGGGCTGCAGGCCAAGCTAGCTGGACTCTGGGAGCATGGGGTACACATTAG
- a CDS encoding Seryl-tRNA synthetase, which yields MAAKPLLRPTASPRLINRSLPHRRAFADVKRPPGAPKPIIDIRHIRENAKLHEENCIDRNYAVQSKSPARINEIFAQWQALQKDSRAVRERSNLLRRQIANPASSRDDADLVKMKERSREELLAEARELKQKLTAVEQDEARLVEEMEALALGIPNLTSEATPIGDEPQLLSYINEHPAVIPSASDKVWRSHVHIGSELGLLDFAAAGNTSGWGWYYLLDEAAQLEQALVQYALAVATRHGWRQVAPPSIVYSHIGSACGFQPRDQNGEQQIYALAQSQADADRGKPELSLAGTSEIPLAGMKAETTLDASELPMKRVAVSRCYRAEAGARGANTKGLYRVHEFTKVEMFAWTPPDVGETIDIFEEMLDIQTEILGSLGLHCRILEMPSTDLGASAVRKCDIEAFFPSRQQQNDGWGEVTSASICTDYQTRRLATRAKIDGKLTFPWTVNGTALAVPRVLAALLEAGWNEKEMSVSIPACLQPWMDGKEKIIRKTPA from the coding sequence ATGGCGGCGAAGCCTTTACTGCGTCCCACGGCCTCACCACGCCTCATTAACCGCTCCTTGCCTCATCGTcgcgccttcgccgacgTCAAGCGACCACCGGGGGCGCCGAAGCCAATCATCGACATTCGGCACATCAGGGAGAACGCGAAGCTGCACGAGGAAAACTGCATCGACCGCAACTATGCCGTCCAAAGTAAGAGCCCAGCACGCATCAACGAAATCTTTGCACAATGGCAGGCTCTCCAGAAGGACAGCCGCGCCGTCCGCGAGCGGTCTAACCTCCTGCGCCGCCAGATCGCCAACCCGGCCTCGAGCCGCGACGACGCTGATTTGGTCAAAATGAAGGAGAGATCGCGCGAGGAGCTGCTTGCAGAGGCGCGCGAGCTCAAGCAGAAGCtcaccgccgtcgagcaggatGAGGCGCGGCTCGTGGAGGAAATGGAggccctggccctcggcATCCCCAACCTCACCAGCGAAGCCACTCCCATCGGCGACGAGCCGCAGCTGCTGAGCTACATCAATGAGCACCCGGCCGTGATCCCGAGCGCATCAGACAAGGTGTGGAGGTCCCACGTCCACATCGGCTCGGAGCTGGGCCTGCTTgacttcgccgccgccggcaacacCTCCGGCTGGGGCTGGTACTacctccttgacgaagccgccCAGCTGGAGCAGGCCCTCGTCCAGTACGCATTGGCCGTTGCCACGAGACACGGCTGGCGTCAGGTTGCCCCGCCGAGCATCGTATACAGCCACATCGGCTCGGCTTGCGGGTTCCAGCCACGAGACCAGAACGGCGAGCAGCAGATTTACGCGCTCGCTCAGTCGCAGGCAGACGCGGACCGCGGCAAGCCGGAGctctccctcgccggcaccTCGGAGATCCCATTGGCCGGGATGAAGGCCGAGACGACTCTCGACGCCTCCGAGCTCCCCATGAAGCGCGTCGCCGTCTCGCGCTGCTAtcgcgccgaggccggcgcccgcGGCGCAAACACAAAGGGCCTGTACCGCGTGCACGAGTTCACCAAGGTCGAAATGTTCGCCTGGACGCCCcccgacgtcggcgagacgATCGATATCTTTGAGGAGATGCTCGACATTCAAACCGAGATCCTCGGCTCCTTGGGCCTGCACTGTCGCATCCTCGAGATGCCCTCTAccgacctcggcgcctcgGCCGTGCGCAAGTGCGATATTGaggccttcttcccctcccgccagcagcagaacGACGGCTGGGGCGAGGTCACCTCGGCCAGCATCTGCACCGACTATCAGACGCGGAGGCTCGCCACGCGCGCCAAAATTGACGGCAAGCTCACGTTCCCCTGGACCGTAAACGGCACAGCGCTCGCCGTCCCCAGAGTGCTGGCTGCTCTTTTGGAGGCCGGTTGGAACGAGAAGGAAATGTCCGTTTCAATCCCGGCCTGTTTGCAACCGTGGATGGACGGAAAGGAGAAGATCATTCGGAAAACCCCCGCATAA